One segment of Methylotuvimicrobium sp. KM2 DNA contains the following:
- a CDS encoding P-II family nitrogen regulator — protein sequence MKLITAIIKPFKMDDVREALSEIGVAGVTATEVKGFGRQKGHTELYRGAEYVVDFLPKVKLEIAVSDEILDQAIETIVKAANTGKIGDGKIFVTSLEQVIRIRTGETGSDAI from the coding sequence ATGAAATTAATTACAGCGATTATCAAACCATTCAAAATGGATGACGTCAGAGAAGCCTTATCGGAAATCGGCGTTGCGGGAGTTACTGCCACCGAAGTCAAAGGATTCGGGCGCCAAAAAGGGCATACCGAACTTTATCGCGGCGCGGAATATGTCGTGGACTTTTTGCCCAAAGTGAAATTGGAAATTGCCGTTTCCGATGAAATCCTGGATCAGGCCATTGAAACCATTGTCAAGGCCGCTAATACCGGGAAGATAGGCGACGGCAAGATTTTTGTGACAAGTCTGGAGCAAGTGATTCGCATCCGAACCGGTGAAACCGGCAGCGACGCCATTTAA
- a CDS encoding ammonium transporter, translated as MDKLVELSYALDTFYFLMSGALVMWMAAGFAMLEAGLVRAKNTTEILTKNIALFAIACIMYMLVGYNIMYPDEAVNSVWPGISFLLGDDHTTEAVMGSEGETYYSKMADFFFQVVFVATAMSIVSGAVAERMKLWSFLVFAIIMTGFIYPLQGYWKWGTGFLDGLGFLDFAGSGVVHMCGASAALAGVVLLGARKGKYGADGSINPIPGCNMPLATLGTFILWMGWFGFNGGSELKISDIGEANSVALVFVNTNMAAAGGLVAALLTHHFMFGKADLSMTLNGALAGLVAITAEPLTPTPLLATGIGIVGGVLVVFSIITWDKLKIDDPVGAISVHGVVGLWGLIAVCLSNDEASFAAQMIGALTIFGFVFFSSLLTWYIIKLAMGIRVSEEEEYKGVDFSECGMEAYPEFTTEGSKR; from the coding sequence GTGGATAAATTAGTTGAATTAAGTTACGCGCTCGATACATTTTATTTTTTAATGAGCGGCGCGCTAGTCATGTGGATGGCGGCCGGATTCGCGATGCTTGAGGCCGGTTTGGTCAGAGCCAAAAACACCACCGAAATTTTAACCAAAAACATCGCCTTGTTTGCGATCGCCTGCATCATGTACATGCTGGTCGGTTACAACATCATGTACCCTGATGAAGCGGTCAACAGTGTATGGCCCGGCATCAGCTTCCTGCTCGGTGATGACCATACGACCGAGGCCGTAATGGGCAGCGAAGGAGAAACCTATTACTCGAAAATGGCCGACTTTTTCTTTCAAGTCGTGTTCGTTGCGACAGCGATGTCAATCGTGTCCGGCGCCGTTGCCGAACGCATGAAGCTCTGGTCGTTCTTGGTATTTGCAATCATAATGACCGGTTTTATCTACCCGCTGCAAGGTTATTGGAAATGGGGCACAGGCTTTCTCGATGGCCTTGGCTTTCTCGATTTTGCCGGTTCCGGCGTAGTTCACATGTGTGGCGCGAGCGCGGCATTGGCGGGAGTAGTATTACTCGGTGCACGTAAGGGAAAATATGGAGCAGACGGCTCAATCAACCCAATCCCAGGCTGTAATATGCCGCTGGCAACCCTTGGAACTTTCATTCTTTGGATGGGTTGGTTCGGATTCAACGGCGGCTCGGAACTGAAAATTTCGGACATCGGCGAAGCTAACTCGGTTGCCCTGGTCTTCGTCAACACCAACATGGCCGCAGCCGGCGGACTTGTAGCCGCTTTGCTAACTCATCATTTCATGTTCGGCAAGGCCGATCTTTCGATGACGCTGAACGGCGCCTTGGCAGGTTTGGTCGCTATCACCGCAGAACCGTTAACACCTACACCACTGCTGGCCACAGGTATCGGCATCGTTGGCGGCGTACTGGTCGTGTTTTCAATCATCACCTGGGACAAACTCAAAATCGACGACCCGGTCGGCGCGATTTCGGTCCATGGCGTCGTCGGTCTTTGGGGACTTATTGCGGTTTGTCTCTCTAATGACGAAGCAAGTTTCGCGGCACAAATGATCGGCGCATTAACGATATTCGGCTTCGTCTTCTTCAGCAGCCTACTGACTTGGTACATAATCAAGCTAGCGATGGGCATCCGCGTCAGCGAAGAAGAAGAATACAAAGGCGTCGATTTCTCCGAATGCGGCATGGAAGCTTACCCCGAGTTTACGACCGAAGGCAGCAAACGCTAA
- the glnK gene encoding P-II family nitrogen regulator, which yields MKLITAIVKPFKLDDVREALSEIGVSGVTVTEVKGFGRQKGHTELYRGAEYVVDFLPKAKVEVAIGDEQLEAAVEAISKAANTGKIGDGKIFVSNLEQVVRIRTGETGEEAL from the coding sequence ATGAAATTAATAACAGCAATTGTTAAGCCCTTTAAGCTGGACGATGTACGCGAAGCGTTATCGGAAATAGGGGTTTCAGGAGTCACCGTAACGGAAGTTAAAGGTTTTGGCCGCCAAAAAGGCCATACGGAATTGTATCGCGGCGCGGAATATGTCGTGGATTTTCTACCAAAGGCCAAGGTCGAGGTAGCCATCGGCGACGAACAGCTCGAAGCGGCTGTGGAAGCCATTTCCAAAGCAGCCAATACCGGCAAGATTGGCGACGGCAAAATTTTTGTCAGCAATCTCGAGCAAGTCGTCCGCATCCGAACCGGTGAAACCGGCGAAGAAGCTTTATAA
- the glnA gene encoding glutamate--ammonia ligase codes for MSVENVLKMIQEHDVKFVDFRFCDTRGKEQHVTFPAHDVDEDLFEEGKMFDGSSVAGWKGINESDMILMPDPSTAVMDPFYDDNTLILRCDIIEPNDMQGYERDPRSIAKRAEAYLASTGIADAAFFGPENEFFVFDDVRWSANISGASYKIDSSEAGWNSEKAYEDGNMGHRPSVKGGYFPVPPVDSLQDMRSAMCLILEEMGMVTEVHHHEVATAGQCEIGVKFGTLVKKADEVLGLKYVVTNIAHAYGKTATFMPKPLVGDNGSGMHVHQSLAKNGVNLFSGDLYGGLSETALYYIGGIIKHAKALNAFTNASTNSYKRLVPGFEAPVMLAYSSRNRSASIRIPFINNPKGRRIEVRFPDSTANPYLAFSAMLMAGLDGIQNKIHPGDAMDKDLYDLPPEEEKAIPQVCHAFDQALQALDSDREFLKQGGVFTDDAIDGYIALKMEEVTRLRMSTHPVEFDMYYSL; via the coding sequence ATGTCTGTAGAAAATGTACTTAAAATGATTCAGGAGCACGATGTTAAATTTGTCGACTTTCGCTTTTGCGATACGCGCGGCAAAGAGCAGCATGTGACTTTTCCTGCTCATGATGTGGATGAAGATCTTTTTGAAGAAGGCAAGATGTTCGATGGCTCCTCGGTTGCGGGCTGGAAAGGTATTAACGAGTCGGATATGATTCTAATGCCGGATCCAAGTACGGCGGTGATGGATCCGTTTTATGACGATAACACGCTGATTCTGCGTTGCGATATCATCGAGCCGAACGACATGCAAGGCTACGAACGCGATCCGCGCTCTATAGCGAAACGCGCAGAAGCTTATTTGGCTAGCACCGGAATTGCCGATGCGGCTTTCTTCGGTCCTGAAAACGAGTTTTTCGTATTTGACGATGTACGTTGGTCGGCCAATATTTCAGGCGCTTCATACAAGATCGATTCTTCCGAGGCCGGCTGGAACTCCGAAAAAGCCTATGAAGACGGAAACATGGGGCATCGTCCAAGCGTGAAAGGCGGTTATTTTCCTGTGCCTCCGGTCGATTCGTTGCAGGATATGCGTTCCGCGATGTGTTTGATTCTCGAAGAAATGGGCATGGTTACCGAAGTGCATCACCATGAGGTTGCAACTGCCGGCCAATGCGAGATCGGTGTTAAATTCGGTACGTTGGTTAAAAAAGCCGACGAAGTGCTGGGTTTGAAATATGTCGTGACCAATATTGCGCATGCTTACGGTAAAACCGCGACATTCATGCCGAAACCTCTCGTAGGGGATAACGGTAGCGGTATGCATGTTCATCAGTCCTTGGCTAAAAATGGCGTCAATCTATTTTCCGGCGACTTATATGGGGGTTTGTCGGAAACAGCGTTGTACTATATCGGTGGTATTATCAAGCACGCCAAAGCGCTGAATGCATTTACCAATGCCTCGACAAACAGCTATAAGCGCTTAGTTCCAGGCTTCGAGGCGCCGGTAATGTTGGCTTATTCGTCACGTAACCGTTCGGCATCGATTCGTATACCTTTCATTAACAATCCGAAAGGACGTCGTATCGAGGTGCGCTTCCCCGACTCGACCGCTAACCCTTATTTAGCGTTCTCGGCAATGCTAATGGCGGGTTTGGATGGCATTCAAAACAAAATTCATCCAGGCGATGCGATGGATAAAGATTTGTACGATTTACCGCCGGAAGAAGAAAAAGCGATTCCGCAAGTTTGCCATGCTTTCGATCAAGCTTTGCAGGCATTGGATAGTGATCGCGAATTCTTGAAACAAGGCGGCGTGTTTACCGATGACGCCATCGACGGTTATATTGCGTTGAAAATGGAAGAAGTGACCCGTCTGCGGATGAGCACGCACCCGGTTGAATTCGATATGTATTACAGTCTGTAA